From the genome of Scytonema hofmannii PCC 7110, one region includes:
- a CDS encoding HlyD family efflux transporter periplasmic adaptor subunit, protein MLEYLSKFEGSSPLKPFVYGPALLVLLATSIAAGLNFYKAQKVQSNATVSEQRSTIAPKIKTITALGRLEPKGEVVKLSAPASAKGSRVEQLLVREGTKVKQGQLIAILDSRDRLAAELSEAQEQVRVTQANLAKVKAGSKQDDIEAQKAIVARIQEERKTEIEAQKATIARIQAEKDRAIEAQKAIIARLEAKKVTETEAQTATIVQFQAQVDNAQVEYERYQKLYEEGAIAASLLDDRRLTLATAQQLAQVKAKLKRVEAIREQQLAEARANLKRVEASGEQQLAEARANLKRVETLRNQQIKKSTATLNRIAEVRSVDVVTAQAEVNRALASVKKAEANLRQAFVRSPQEGQVFKIHTRPGEVVSNEGIVEIGQTSQMYTVVEVYQSDINKVRMGQKVRLTSKSMPDELQGIVERIGWQVQRLNVVNSPPTSNKDARCVEVYVRLDETSSRKAAKFSNLQVTAMIDL, encoded by the coding sequence ATGCTCGAATATTTGTCTAAGTTTGAGGGTTCATCTCCTTTAAAGCCTTTTGTGTATGGGCCTGCTCTTCTCGTTCTCTTAGCAACTTCTATAGCAGCAGGCTTAAATTTTTATAAAGCACAAAAAGTTCAGAGCAATGCGACGGTAAGCGAACAGAGATCGACGATTGCTCCAAAGATTAAAACGATAACAGCATTGGGACGTTTGGAGCCTAAAGGAGAGGTTGTCAAACTTTCTGCACCAGCATCAGCTAAAGGAAGTCGGGTAGAACAACTCCTAGTTCGAGAAGGAACTAAAGTAAAACAAGGGCAGTTAATCGCTATTTTAGATAGTCGCGATCGCCTTGCGGCAGAACTATCAGAAGCACAAGAGCAAGTGCGAGTGACACAAGCAAATCTTGCCAAAGTCAAAGCAGGTTCCAAACAGGATGACATAGAGGCACAAAAAGCTATTGTTGCTCGCATACAAGAGGAAAGAAAGACAGAAATAGAAGCACAAAAAGCGACTATTGCTCGCATCCAGGCAGAGAAAGATAGGGCAATTGAGGCACAAAAAGCCATTATCGCCCGCCTAGAAGCAAAAAAAGTAACAGAAACAGAGGCACAAACAGCCACAATTGTTCAGTTCCAAGCACAAGTGGACAATGCTCAAGTAGAATACGAACGCTATCAAAAGTTGTATGAGGAGGGGGCGATCGCTGCATCTTTATTAGATGACAGGCGCTTAACTCTGGCAACAGCACAACAACTCGCACAAGTCAAAGCCAAACTTAAACGTGTAGAAGCCATTAGAGAACAGCAACTCGCAGAAGCCAGAGCCAACCTCAAACGTGTAGAAGCCTCTGGAGAACAGCAACTCGCAGAAGCCAGAGCCAACCTCAAACGTGTAGAAACATTAAGAAATCAGCAAATCAAGAAAAGCACAGCAACTTTAAATAGAATCGCTGAAGTACGTTCTGTAGACGTAGTAACAGCTCAAGCAGAAGTCAATCGTGCCTTGGCATCTGTGAAAAAAGCCGAAGCAAATCTCAGACAAGCTTTTGTGCGATCGCCTCAAGAAGGTCAAGTTTTCAAGATTCACACCCGTCCTGGGGAAGTTGTATCCAATGAAGGCATTGTAGAAATTGGACAAACCAGCCAGATGTATACAGTGGTAGAGGTTTATCAGAGTGATATCAACAAAGTGAGAATGGGACAGAAAGTACGCTTAACAAGTAAGTCTATGCCCGATGAATTGCAAGGAATAGTTGAGCGAATTGGCTGGCAAGTGCAGAGGCTGAACGTCGTTAATAGCCCTCCCACAAGCAATAAAGATGCAAGATGCGTGGAAGTGTACGTTCGACTTGATGAAACATCTAGTCGTAAAGCCGCAAAATTCTCTAATTTGCAAGTTACAGCAATGATTGATTTGTAA